The genomic stretch TCGGATTACATCATTTTGAATTCGATTTCGATGATTTCAAAAGTCAAAAATCAACTCGAAAACTATCAACAAATTGAACTCTATTTGGACAATGACAGGACAGGAGATTCTGTAACCGAAATCCTCAAAAAACAAAATTTCAATGTTTCGGACGAAAGGATATTATTCAAAAATCATAAAGACTTAAACGAGTTTTTAATCAATGGAAACCTGCGTAAAAGAGATACAGGTGGGATGCTCAAAATAGATAAAGGTGTCGAAAATGAAGAGTTGCGTAAAATAACTACACGGAAAATCGGCAGATAGTTAGTGCAAAAAGTACCCAATGTTTACAATAAGCGTGTCCGCTCATCGTAAAATTGGAACATTTTGGTTTTCTCCTATCGTCGAAAACTTTAAAACAGAACGCAGATTTAGAAAAAATTCAGACAAAATTTCACTAAAAAAATCAAACAAAATTCAAAAAATATTAACGGCAAAAAATAGAAGTTTTTGCTTCAGAAAAGAAAAAACATCAAATGGAAAATGATCAATTAAGACAATTTGTACAACAAATTTCAAGAGAACAGGAAAAGAAAATTGCACAAGAAAAACGAAGAAATTACTTCAAAGAAATTGGCAGAAAAGGAGGTTTGAAAAAGAAGACTTCTAACCAATTTACGAGAGTGGTTTCAACAAGATTAACGCAGAAAGAATTTGATGAAGCCATACAAGAAGCGAAGCGATACAATCTCAAATTTTCAAAATATACCCGAATAAAAATCACAAATGGAGAACTTAGAATTAATGAATTTAAAGAACATGAAACTTTGCTTGACTATGGAAATAATTTCATCAGAATCAAAAATATGTTTCGGCGTAGTGAATTTTCGCAATTGGACCACACCAAAGTGATTTTAAGAGAGGTTGAGATCGTGACAAAACTAATCCACGATTATCTCTACAACAAAATGAACGCTAGAACAGAAGGGGACTTCCGAGAAGATGAATAACAGTGCCACGACAAGACGAATTTCCAAAATCGCGGTGGAATATAATGGAAACGATAGAGGAACTGCGGAAATGGTTTATTGCAATAATCTTTTGAGCGAGGATGCCGAACTGCAGTTCAGGGAAATGAAAGCCGTCGCCAATCGAAACAAAAATGTGAAAAATTGGGCTTTGACAGGATATGTTTCTCCGGAGAAATCCATCGGTGACAAATTGTCGAATGAAGAACTGACTGATTTAGCCTTGAGAGCATTAAGAAAAGTCGGAGTTACGGATGATAATCAAATTCGTTTGGATATTCATTCTTCCACGAAGCAAAAACACATTCACTTTATCGTGAACCGAGTGAGCACTTTTGGCGAAAACACGATTACAGCACATAAAATTGGAGAAAGTTTTGGAAAAGCCGTACGTGAAGTCTGTCAGGAACTGAATCTGAAAACCGACATCGAGATTGGAAAAGAGAAGAAACAGATGATGTATTATGCTTTGACAAACTCGCTGAAATACGCCAAAAGCTTCGATGATCTTGTAATGAAAATGCATCTGAAAGGTTATCAGGTAACACTTTCGCAAAATGTGAAAGACGGAATTTCGGGAATGCGAATTGTGCGATATGAAGACATCAACCATCAAACCGAGCGACAATATAAACCTGGCTATAAGCTTTCAGAGATTACCAACAAACTGAAAATTGCAGACATAAAATCGACTTTGAACTCCAACTTTGAAAGAGCTGAACATATACAAACCTTACTCGGACAAATGAGGGAAAATGAAGAATCAGAAATCTCAAGAACCAATATTTCCAAAGAGATTGGAAAAACGGTTGATGAATTTTTGAAACCAACTTACACTACTCCCGACGACGAATTATTAAAACGAAAAAAACGAAAATTTAGATAAAATGGAAAATCAAAACACAACGCCAAACGAACCACAAAACGATATTTATGAACTGCTTAGAAAGGTGGTTGAAACGAATGAAGAAAACATCAAATCCACGAAACAAACTGAATCACTTCATTTAGAATCTCGAAATTT from Chryseobacterium indologenes encodes the following:
- a CDS encoding special sigma factor — translated: MENDQLRQFVQQISREQEKKIAQEKRRNYFKEIGRKGGLKKKTSNQFTRVVSTRLTQKEFDEAIQEAKRYNLKFSKYTRIKITNGELRINEFKEHETLLDYGNNFIRIKNMFRRSEFSQLDHTKVILREVEIVTKLIHDYLYNKMNARTEGDFREDE
- a CDS encoding relaxase/mobilization nuclease domain-containing protein encodes the protein MNNSATTRRISKIAVEYNGNDRGTAEMVYCNNLLSEDAELQFREMKAVANRNKNVKNWALTGYVSPEKSIGDKLSNEELTDLALRALRKVGVTDDNQIRLDIHSSTKQKHIHFIVNRVSTFGENTITAHKIGESFGKAVREVCQELNLKTDIEIGKEKKQMMYYALTNSLKYAKSFDDLVMKMHLKGYQVTLSQNVKDGISGMRIVRYEDINHQTERQYKPGYKLSEITNKLKIADIKSTLNSNFERAEHIQTLLGQMRENEESEISRTNISKEIGKTVDEFLKPTYTTPDDELLKRKKRKFR